A single Apostichopus japonicus isolate 1M-3 chromosome 11, ASM3797524v1, whole genome shotgun sequence DNA region contains:
- the LOC139976068 gene encoding FAST kinase domain-containing protein 5, mitochondrial-like isoform X13 has translation MSDLESRAVTVLRDKDLSFVEIATVCTAFYKSNYNHSSLDFMNLLRDVLFASDLWRHPSYHIVGILKVFCHNYYGYSSLFERLGDQIAKEAHRYPIKSIMQFVVIFATLHNFHKDLMDVASREVLQKIEQCRSKDVAKIIWSFVTLNYEPTDWKLVVDVLQARVEELREEMATFPIYFISFLLSLAYINVYPSDLLKKVFSDGFLQHIKDYEEREGVDLRSNLFTLHAAASLESPVKLEQRLNLEYLTSKPFPHQMLGDIREELKQRSELREVADCVKSIVGGSKYCRVHFILPYMRTADIEICLDDTNSPLPNIEICLDDTNTPLPNIEFPWMTPIHPYQ, from the exons ATGTCAGATTTGGAATCCAGGGCTGTGACAGTATTACGAGATAAGGACCTCTCCTTTGTCGAAATCGCAACTGTTTGTACAGCTTTCTACAAATCAAACTACAACCACAGTTCTCTCGACTTCATGAATTTGTTGAGGGATGTCTTGTTTGCATCTGACCTCTGGAGACATCCCAGCTATCACATCGTCGGTATTCTGAAAGTGTTTTGTCATAACTACTATGGATACAGCAGCCTGTTTGAAAGACTCGGTGACCAGATAGCTAAGGAAGCTCACAGATATCCCATCAAGTCAATCATGCAATTTGTGGTAATTTTTGCCACACTCCATAATTTCCACAAGGATCTGATGGACGTTGCCTCTAGAGAAGTCCTACAGAAGATCGAACAGTGTCGCAGTAAGGATGTAGCCAAGATCATCTGGTCGTTTGTGACATTGAATTACGAACCCACTGATTGGAAGCTGGTTGTCGATGTTCTGCAAGCAAGGGTGGAAGAATTACGAGAGGAGATGGCGACATTTCCCatctattttatttcttttctactCTCGTTGGCTTACATAAATGTCTATCCCAGTGACCTCTTGAAGAAGGTCTTCAGTGACGGTTTCTTACAGCATATCAAAG acTACGAAGAGAGAGAAGGAGTAGATCTTAGGAGTAATCTCTTCACGCTTCATGCTGCTGCTTCTTTAGAGAGTCCAGTGAAACTAGAACAAAGATTAAACTTA GAATATTTGACATCCAAACCATTCCCTCATCAAATGCTAGGTGACATCAGAGAGGAACTAAAGCAAAGGTCTGAGTTACGAGAGGTTGCAGACTGCGTCAAATCTATCGTTGGAGGAAGCAAGTACTGCAGAGTACACTTCATCTTGCCTTACATGAGAACAGCAG ACATTGAAATTTGCTTGGATGACACCAATTCACCCCTACCTA ACATTGAAATTTGCTTGGATGACACCAATACACCCCTACCTA ACATTGAATTTCCTTGGATGACACCAATACACCCCTACCAATAA
- the LOC139976068 gene encoding FAST kinase domain-containing protein 5, mitochondrial-like isoform X9, translated as MSDLESRAVTVLRDKDLSFVEIATVCTAFYKSNYNHSSLDFMNLLRDVLFASDLWRHPSYHIVGILKVFCHNYYGYSSLFERLGDQIAKEAHRYPIKSIMQFVVIFATLHNFHKDLMDVASREVLQKIEQCRSKDVAKIIWSFVTLNYEPTDWKLVVDVLQARVEELREEMATFPIYFISFLLSLAYINVYPSDLLKKVFSDGFLQHIKDYEEREGVDLRSNLFTLHAAASLESPVKLEQRLNLEYLTSKPFPHQMLGDIREELKQRSELREVADCVKSIVGGSKYCRVHFILPYMRTADIEICLDDTNSPLPNIEICLDDTNSPLPNIEICLDDTNSPLPNIEFPWMTPIHPYQ; from the exons ATGTCAGATTTGGAATCCAGGGCTGTGACAGTATTACGAGATAAGGACCTCTCCTTTGTCGAAATCGCAACTGTTTGTACAGCTTTCTACAAATCAAACTACAACCACAGTTCTCTCGACTTCATGAATTTGTTGAGGGATGTCTTGTTTGCATCTGACCTCTGGAGACATCCCAGCTATCACATCGTCGGTATTCTGAAAGTGTTTTGTCATAACTACTATGGATACAGCAGCCTGTTTGAAAGACTCGGTGACCAGATAGCTAAGGAAGCTCACAGATATCCCATCAAGTCAATCATGCAATTTGTGGTAATTTTTGCCACACTCCATAATTTCCACAAGGATCTGATGGACGTTGCCTCTAGAGAAGTCCTACAGAAGATCGAACAGTGTCGCAGTAAGGATGTAGCCAAGATCATCTGGTCGTTTGTGACATTGAATTACGAACCCACTGATTGGAAGCTGGTTGTCGATGTTCTGCAAGCAAGGGTGGAAGAATTACGAGAGGAGATGGCGACATTTCCCatctattttatttcttttctactCTCGTTGGCTTACATAAATGTCTATCCCAGTGACCTCTTGAAGAAGGTCTTCAGTGACGGTTTCTTACAGCATATCAAAG acTACGAAGAGAGAGAAGGAGTAGATCTTAGGAGTAATCTCTTCACGCTTCATGCTGCTGCTTCTTTAGAGAGTCCAGTGAAACTAGAACAAAGATTAAACTTA GAATATTTGACATCCAAACCATTCCCTCATCAAATGCTAGGTGACATCAGAGAGGAACTAAAGCAAAGGTCTGAGTTACGAGAGGTTGCAGACTGCGTCAAATCTATCGTTGGAGGAAGCAAGTACTGCAGAGTACACTTCATCTTGCCTTACATGAGAACAGCAG ACATTGAAATTTGCTTGGATGACACCAATTCACCCCTACCTA ACATTGAAATTTGCTTGGATGACACCAATTCACCCCTACCTA ACATTGAAATTTGCTTGGATGACACCAATTCACCCCTACCTA ACATTGAATTTCCTTGGATGACACCAATACACCCCTACCAATAA
- the LOC139976068 gene encoding FAST kinase domain-containing protein 5, mitochondrial-like isoform X2, whose translation MSDLESRAVTVLRDKDLSFVEIATVCTAFYKSNYNHSSLDFMNLLRDVLFASDLWRHPSYHIVGILKVFCHNYYGYSSLFERLGDQIAKEAHRYPIKSIMQFVVIFATLHNFHKDLMDVASREVLQKIEQCRSKDVAKIIWSFVTLNYEPTDWKLVVDVLQARVEELREEMATFPIYFISFLLSLAYINVYPSDLLKKVFSDGFLQHIKDYEEREGVDLRSNLFTLHAAASLESPVKLEQRLNLEYLTSKPFPHQMLGDIREELKQRSELREVADCVKSIVGGSKYCRVHFILPYMRTADIEICLDDTNSPLPNIEICLDDTNSPLPNIEICLDDTNSPLPNIEICLDDTNTPLPNIEFPWMTPIHPYQ comes from the exons ATGTCAGATTTGGAATCCAGGGCTGTGACAGTATTACGAGATAAGGACCTCTCCTTTGTCGAAATCGCAACTGTTTGTACAGCTTTCTACAAATCAAACTACAACCACAGTTCTCTCGACTTCATGAATTTGTTGAGGGATGTCTTGTTTGCATCTGACCTCTGGAGACATCCCAGCTATCACATCGTCGGTATTCTGAAAGTGTTTTGTCATAACTACTATGGATACAGCAGCCTGTTTGAAAGACTCGGTGACCAGATAGCTAAGGAAGCTCACAGATATCCCATCAAGTCAATCATGCAATTTGTGGTAATTTTTGCCACACTCCATAATTTCCACAAGGATCTGATGGACGTTGCCTCTAGAGAAGTCCTACAGAAGATCGAACAGTGTCGCAGTAAGGATGTAGCCAAGATCATCTGGTCGTTTGTGACATTGAATTACGAACCCACTGATTGGAAGCTGGTTGTCGATGTTCTGCAAGCAAGGGTGGAAGAATTACGAGAGGAGATGGCGACATTTCCCatctattttatttcttttctactCTCGTTGGCTTACATAAATGTCTATCCCAGTGACCTCTTGAAGAAGGTCTTCAGTGACGGTTTCTTACAGCATATCAAAG acTACGAAGAGAGAGAAGGAGTAGATCTTAGGAGTAATCTCTTCACGCTTCATGCTGCTGCTTCTTTAGAGAGTCCAGTGAAACTAGAACAAAGATTAAACTTA GAATATTTGACATCCAAACCATTCCCTCATCAAATGCTAGGTGACATCAGAGAGGAACTAAAGCAAAGGTCTGAGTTACGAGAGGTTGCAGACTGCGTCAAATCTATCGTTGGAGGAAGCAAGTACTGCAGAGTACACTTCATCTTGCCTTACATGAGAACAGCAG ACATTGAAATTTGCTTGGATGACACCAATTCACCCCTACCTA ACATTGAAATTTGCTTGGATGACACCAATTCACCCCTACCTA ACATTGAAATTTGCTTGGATGACACCAATTCACCCCTACCTA ACATTGAAATTTGCTTGGATGACACCAATACACCCCTACCTA ACATTGAATTTCCTTGGATGACACCAATACACCCCTACCAATAA
- the LOC139976068 gene encoding FAST kinase domain-containing protein 5, mitochondrial-like isoform X17, with protein MSDLESRAVTVLRDKDLSFVEIATVCTAFYKSNYNHSSLDFMNLLRDVLFASDLWRHPSYHIVGILKVFCHNYYGYSSLFERLGDQIAKEAHRYPIKSIMQFVVIFATLHNFHKDLMDVASREVLQKIEQCRSKDVAKIIWSFVTLNYEPTDWKLVVDVLQARVEELREEMATFPIYFISFLLSLAYINVYPSDLLKKVFSDGFLQHIKDYEEREGVDLRSNLFTLHAAASLESPVKLEQRLNLEYLTSKPFPHQMLGDIREELKQRSELREVADCVKSIVGGSKYCRVHFILPYMRTADIEICLDDTNSPLPNIEFPWMTPIHPYQ; from the exons ATGTCAGATTTGGAATCCAGGGCTGTGACAGTATTACGAGATAAGGACCTCTCCTTTGTCGAAATCGCAACTGTTTGTACAGCTTTCTACAAATCAAACTACAACCACAGTTCTCTCGACTTCATGAATTTGTTGAGGGATGTCTTGTTTGCATCTGACCTCTGGAGACATCCCAGCTATCACATCGTCGGTATTCTGAAAGTGTTTTGTCATAACTACTATGGATACAGCAGCCTGTTTGAAAGACTCGGTGACCAGATAGCTAAGGAAGCTCACAGATATCCCATCAAGTCAATCATGCAATTTGTGGTAATTTTTGCCACACTCCATAATTTCCACAAGGATCTGATGGACGTTGCCTCTAGAGAAGTCCTACAGAAGATCGAACAGTGTCGCAGTAAGGATGTAGCCAAGATCATCTGGTCGTTTGTGACATTGAATTACGAACCCACTGATTGGAAGCTGGTTGTCGATGTTCTGCAAGCAAGGGTGGAAGAATTACGAGAGGAGATGGCGACATTTCCCatctattttatttcttttctactCTCGTTGGCTTACATAAATGTCTATCCCAGTGACCTCTTGAAGAAGGTCTTCAGTGACGGTTTCTTACAGCATATCAAAG acTACGAAGAGAGAGAAGGAGTAGATCTTAGGAGTAATCTCTTCACGCTTCATGCTGCTGCTTCTTTAGAGAGTCCAGTGAAACTAGAACAAAGATTAAACTTA GAATATTTGACATCCAAACCATTCCCTCATCAAATGCTAGGTGACATCAGAGAGGAACTAAAGCAAAGGTCTGAGTTACGAGAGGTTGCAGACTGCGTCAAATCTATCGTTGGAGGAAGCAAGTACTGCAGAGTACACTTCATCTTGCCTTACATGAGAACAGCAG ACATTGAAATTTGCTTGGATGACACCAATTCACCCCTACCTA ACATTGAATTTCCTTGGATGACACCAATACACCCCTACCAATAA
- the LOC139976068 gene encoding FAST kinase domain-containing protein 5, mitochondrial-like isoform X15 produces MSDLESRAVTVLRDKDLSFVEIATVCTAFYKSNYNHSSLDFMNLLRDVLFASDLWRHPSYHIVGILKVFCHNYYGYSSLFERLGDQIAKEAHRYPIKSIMQFVVIFATLHNFHKDLMDVASREVLQKIEQCRSKDVAKIIWSFVTLNYEPTDWKLVVDVLQARVEELREEMATFPIYFISFLLSLAYINVYPSDLLKKVFSDGFLQHIKDYEEREGVDLRSNLFTLHAAASLESPVKLEQRLNLEYLTSKPFPHQMLGDIREELKQRSELREVADCVKSIVGGSKYCRVHFILPYMRTADIEICLDDTNSPLPNIEICLDDTNSPLPNIEFPWMTPIHPYQ; encoded by the exons ATGTCAGATTTGGAATCCAGGGCTGTGACAGTATTACGAGATAAGGACCTCTCCTTTGTCGAAATCGCAACTGTTTGTACAGCTTTCTACAAATCAAACTACAACCACAGTTCTCTCGACTTCATGAATTTGTTGAGGGATGTCTTGTTTGCATCTGACCTCTGGAGACATCCCAGCTATCACATCGTCGGTATTCTGAAAGTGTTTTGTCATAACTACTATGGATACAGCAGCCTGTTTGAAAGACTCGGTGACCAGATAGCTAAGGAAGCTCACAGATATCCCATCAAGTCAATCATGCAATTTGTGGTAATTTTTGCCACACTCCATAATTTCCACAAGGATCTGATGGACGTTGCCTCTAGAGAAGTCCTACAGAAGATCGAACAGTGTCGCAGTAAGGATGTAGCCAAGATCATCTGGTCGTTTGTGACATTGAATTACGAACCCACTGATTGGAAGCTGGTTGTCGATGTTCTGCAAGCAAGGGTGGAAGAATTACGAGAGGAGATGGCGACATTTCCCatctattttatttcttttctactCTCGTTGGCTTACATAAATGTCTATCCCAGTGACCTCTTGAAGAAGGTCTTCAGTGACGGTTTCTTACAGCATATCAAAG acTACGAAGAGAGAGAAGGAGTAGATCTTAGGAGTAATCTCTTCACGCTTCATGCTGCTGCTTCTTTAGAGAGTCCAGTGAAACTAGAACAAAGATTAAACTTA GAATATTTGACATCCAAACCATTCCCTCATCAAATGCTAGGTGACATCAGAGAGGAACTAAAGCAAAGGTCTGAGTTACGAGAGGTTGCAGACTGCGTCAAATCTATCGTTGGAGGAAGCAAGTACTGCAGAGTACACTTCATCTTGCCTTACATGAGAACAGCAG ACATTGAAATTTGCTTGGATGACACCAATTCACCCCTACCTA ACATTGAAATTTGCTTGGATGACACCAATTCACCCCTACCTA ACATTGAATTTCCTTGGATGACACCAATACACCCCTACCAATAA
- the LOC139976068 gene encoding FAST kinase domain-containing protein 5, mitochondrial-like isoform X7, producing the protein MSDLESRAVTVLRDKDLSFVEIATVCTAFYKSNYNHSSLDFMNLLRDVLFASDLWRHPSYHIVGILKVFCHNYYGYSSLFERLGDQIAKEAHRYPIKSIMQFVVIFATLHNFHKDLMDVASREVLQKIEQCRSKDVAKIIWSFVTLNYEPTDWKLVVDVLQARVEELREEMATFPIYFISFLLSLAYINVYPSDLLKKVFSDGFLQHIKDYEEREGVDLRSNLFTLHAAASLESPVKLEQRLNLEYLTSKPFPHQMLGDIREELKQRSELREVADCVKSIVGGSKYCRVHFILPYMRTADIEICLDDTNSPLPNIEICLDDTNSPLPNIEICLDDTNTPLPNIEFPWMTPIHPYQ; encoded by the exons ATGTCAGATTTGGAATCCAGGGCTGTGACAGTATTACGAGATAAGGACCTCTCCTTTGTCGAAATCGCAACTGTTTGTACAGCTTTCTACAAATCAAACTACAACCACAGTTCTCTCGACTTCATGAATTTGTTGAGGGATGTCTTGTTTGCATCTGACCTCTGGAGACATCCCAGCTATCACATCGTCGGTATTCTGAAAGTGTTTTGTCATAACTACTATGGATACAGCAGCCTGTTTGAAAGACTCGGTGACCAGATAGCTAAGGAAGCTCACAGATATCCCATCAAGTCAATCATGCAATTTGTGGTAATTTTTGCCACACTCCATAATTTCCACAAGGATCTGATGGACGTTGCCTCTAGAGAAGTCCTACAGAAGATCGAACAGTGTCGCAGTAAGGATGTAGCCAAGATCATCTGGTCGTTTGTGACATTGAATTACGAACCCACTGATTGGAAGCTGGTTGTCGATGTTCTGCAAGCAAGGGTGGAAGAATTACGAGAGGAGATGGCGACATTTCCCatctattttatttcttttctactCTCGTTGGCTTACATAAATGTCTATCCCAGTGACCTCTTGAAGAAGGTCTTCAGTGACGGTTTCTTACAGCATATCAAAG acTACGAAGAGAGAGAAGGAGTAGATCTTAGGAGTAATCTCTTCACGCTTCATGCTGCTGCTTCTTTAGAGAGTCCAGTGAAACTAGAACAAAGATTAAACTTA GAATATTTGACATCCAAACCATTCCCTCATCAAATGCTAGGTGACATCAGAGAGGAACTAAAGCAAAGGTCTGAGTTACGAGAGGTTGCAGACTGCGTCAAATCTATCGTTGGAGGAAGCAAGTACTGCAGAGTACACTTCATCTTGCCTTACATGAGAACAGCAG ACATTGAAATTTGCTTGGATGACACCAATTCACCCCTACCTA ACATTGAAATTTGCTTGGATGACACCAATTCACCCCTACCTA ACATTGAAATTTGCTTGGATGACACCAATACACCCCTACCTA ACATTGAATTTCCTTGGATGACACCAATACACCCCTACCAATAA
- the LOC139976068 gene encoding FAST kinase domain-containing protein 5, mitochondrial-like isoform X16 — MSDLESRAVTVLRDKDLSFVEIATVCTAFYKSNYNHSSLDFMNLLRDVLFASDLWRHPSYHIVGILKVFCHNYYGYSSLFERLGDQIAKEAHRYPIKSIMQFVVIFATLHNFHKDLMDVASREVLQKIEQCRSKDVAKIIWSFVTLNYEPTDWKLVVDVLQARVEELREEMATFPIYFISFLLSLAYINVYPSDLLKKVFSDGFLQHIKDYEEREGVDLRSNLFTLHAAASLESPVKLEQRLNLEYLTSKPFPHQMLGDIREELKQRSELREVADCVKSIVGGSKYCRVHFILPYMRTADIEICLDDTNTPLPNIEFPWMTPIHPYQ; from the exons ATGTCAGATTTGGAATCCAGGGCTGTGACAGTATTACGAGATAAGGACCTCTCCTTTGTCGAAATCGCAACTGTTTGTACAGCTTTCTACAAATCAAACTACAACCACAGTTCTCTCGACTTCATGAATTTGTTGAGGGATGTCTTGTTTGCATCTGACCTCTGGAGACATCCCAGCTATCACATCGTCGGTATTCTGAAAGTGTTTTGTCATAACTACTATGGATACAGCAGCCTGTTTGAAAGACTCGGTGACCAGATAGCTAAGGAAGCTCACAGATATCCCATCAAGTCAATCATGCAATTTGTGGTAATTTTTGCCACACTCCATAATTTCCACAAGGATCTGATGGACGTTGCCTCTAGAGAAGTCCTACAGAAGATCGAACAGTGTCGCAGTAAGGATGTAGCCAAGATCATCTGGTCGTTTGTGACATTGAATTACGAACCCACTGATTGGAAGCTGGTTGTCGATGTTCTGCAAGCAAGGGTGGAAGAATTACGAGAGGAGATGGCGACATTTCCCatctattttatttcttttctactCTCGTTGGCTTACATAAATGTCTATCCCAGTGACCTCTTGAAGAAGGTCTTCAGTGACGGTTTCTTACAGCATATCAAAG acTACGAAGAGAGAGAAGGAGTAGATCTTAGGAGTAATCTCTTCACGCTTCATGCTGCTGCTTCTTTAGAGAGTCCAGTGAAACTAGAACAAAGATTAAACTTA GAATATTTGACATCCAAACCATTCCCTCATCAAATGCTAGGTGACATCAGAGAGGAACTAAAGCAAAGGTCTGAGTTACGAGAGGTTGCAGACTGCGTCAAATCTATCGTTGGAGGAAGCAAGTACTGCAGAGTACACTTCATCTTGCCTTACATGAGAACAGCAG ACATTGAAATTTGCTTGGATGACACCAATACACCCCTACCTA ACATTGAATTTCCTTGGATGACACCAATACACCCCTACCAATAA
- the LOC139976068 gene encoding FAST kinase domain-containing protein 5, mitochondrial-like isoform X4, with product MSDLESRAVTVLRDKDLSFVEIATVCTAFYKSNYNHSSLDFMNLLRDVLFASDLWRHPSYHIVGILKVFCHNYYGYSSLFERLGDQIAKEAHRYPIKSIMQFVVIFATLHNFHKDLMDVASREVLQKIEQCRSKDVAKIIWSFVTLNYEPTDWKLVVDVLQARVEELREEMATFPIYFISFLLSLAYINVYPSDLLKKVFSDGFLQHIKDYEEREGVDLRSNLFTLHAAASLESPVKLEQRLNLEYLTSKPFPHQMLGDIREELKQRSELREVADCVKSIVGGSKYCRVHFILPYMRTADIEICLDDTNSPLPNIEICLDDTNSPLPNIEICLDDTNSPLPNIEFPWMTPIHPYLTLNFLG from the exons ATGTCAGATTTGGAATCCAGGGCTGTGACAGTATTACGAGATAAGGACCTCTCCTTTGTCGAAATCGCAACTGTTTGTACAGCTTTCTACAAATCAAACTACAACCACAGTTCTCTCGACTTCATGAATTTGTTGAGGGATGTCTTGTTTGCATCTGACCTCTGGAGACATCCCAGCTATCACATCGTCGGTATTCTGAAAGTGTTTTGTCATAACTACTATGGATACAGCAGCCTGTTTGAAAGACTCGGTGACCAGATAGCTAAGGAAGCTCACAGATATCCCATCAAGTCAATCATGCAATTTGTGGTAATTTTTGCCACACTCCATAATTTCCACAAGGATCTGATGGACGTTGCCTCTAGAGAAGTCCTACAGAAGATCGAACAGTGTCGCAGTAAGGATGTAGCCAAGATCATCTGGTCGTTTGTGACATTGAATTACGAACCCACTGATTGGAAGCTGGTTGTCGATGTTCTGCAAGCAAGGGTGGAAGAATTACGAGAGGAGATGGCGACATTTCCCatctattttatttcttttctactCTCGTTGGCTTACATAAATGTCTATCCCAGTGACCTCTTGAAGAAGGTCTTCAGTGACGGTTTCTTACAGCATATCAAAG acTACGAAGAGAGAGAAGGAGTAGATCTTAGGAGTAATCTCTTCACGCTTCATGCTGCTGCTTCTTTAGAGAGTCCAGTGAAACTAGAACAAAGATTAAACTTA GAATATTTGACATCCAAACCATTCCCTCATCAAATGCTAGGTGACATCAGAGAGGAACTAAAGCAAAGGTCTGAGTTACGAGAGGTTGCAGACTGCGTCAAATCTATCGTTGGAGGAAGCAAGTACTGCAGAGTACACTTCATCTTGCCTTACATGAGAACAGCAG ACATTGAAATTTGCTTGGATGACACCAATTCACCCCTACCTA ACATTGAAATTTGCTTGGATGACACCAATTCACCCCTACCTA ACATTGAAATTTGCTTGGATGACACCAATTCACCCCTACCTA ACATTGAATTTCCTTGGATGACACCAATACACCCCTACCTA ACATTGAATTTCCTTGGATGA
- the LOC139976068 gene encoding FAST kinase domain-containing protein 5, mitochondrial-like isoform X11, whose amino-acid sequence MSDLESRAVTVLRDKDLSFVEIATVCTAFYKSNYNHSSLDFMNLLRDVLFASDLWRHPSYHIVGILKVFCHNYYGYSSLFERLGDQIAKEAHRYPIKSIMQFVVIFATLHNFHKDLMDVASREVLQKIEQCRSKDVAKIIWSFVTLNYEPTDWKLVVDVLQARVEELREEMATFPIYFISFLLSLAYINVYPSDLLKKVFSDGFLQHIKDYEEREGVDLRSNLFTLHAAASLESPVKLEQRLNLEYLTSKPFPHQMLGDIREELKQRSELREVADCVKSIVGGSKYCRVHFILPYMRTADIEICLDDTNSPLPNIEFPWMTPIHPYLTLKFAWMTPIHPYLTLNFLG is encoded by the exons ATGTCAGATTTGGAATCCAGGGCTGTGACAGTATTACGAGATAAGGACCTCTCCTTTGTCGAAATCGCAACTGTTTGTACAGCTTTCTACAAATCAAACTACAACCACAGTTCTCTCGACTTCATGAATTTGTTGAGGGATGTCTTGTTTGCATCTGACCTCTGGAGACATCCCAGCTATCACATCGTCGGTATTCTGAAAGTGTTTTGTCATAACTACTATGGATACAGCAGCCTGTTTGAAAGACTCGGTGACCAGATAGCTAAGGAAGCTCACAGATATCCCATCAAGTCAATCATGCAATTTGTGGTAATTTTTGCCACACTCCATAATTTCCACAAGGATCTGATGGACGTTGCCTCTAGAGAAGTCCTACAGAAGATCGAACAGTGTCGCAGTAAGGATGTAGCCAAGATCATCTGGTCGTTTGTGACATTGAATTACGAACCCACTGATTGGAAGCTGGTTGTCGATGTTCTGCAAGCAAGGGTGGAAGAATTACGAGAGGAGATGGCGACATTTCCCatctattttatttcttttctactCTCGTTGGCTTACATAAATGTCTATCCCAGTGACCTCTTGAAGAAGGTCTTCAGTGACGGTTTCTTACAGCATATCAAAG acTACGAAGAGAGAGAAGGAGTAGATCTTAGGAGTAATCTCTTCACGCTTCATGCTGCTGCTTCTTTAGAGAGTCCAGTGAAACTAGAACAAAGATTAAACTTA GAATATTTGACATCCAAACCATTCCCTCATCAAATGCTAGGTGACATCAGAGAGGAACTAAAGCAAAGGTCTGAGTTACGAGAGGTTGCAGACTGCGTCAAATCTATCGTTGGAGGAAGCAAGTACTGCAGAGTACACTTCATCTTGCCTTACATGAGAACAGCAG ACATTGAAATTTGCTTGGATGACACCAATTCACCCCTACCTA ACATTGAATTTCCTTGGATGACACCAATACACCCCTACCTA ACATTGAAATTTGCTTGGATGACACCAATACACCCCTACCTA ACATTGAATTTCCTTGGATGA